In SAR202 cluster bacterium, one genomic interval encodes:
- a CDS encoding F0F1 ATP synthase subunit delta → MAKGPKAKRYAEAAFQIAENSGDLQEWASQLSDLSQLMADESVYSFVSSAKVPLQDKLSVLNTTMKGFNPLIGNLVCLLAIRNSIGLIGTITEEFNKLVDAASGVARAEIYTAVDLNKEQQSKIEESISKGLNSELQVSYNKDPELLGGLVVRVNDLVIDGSIQEKLVGLKRQIGK, encoded by the coding sequence ATGGCTAAAGGACCCAAGGCAAAAAGGTACGCAGAAGCTGCTTTTCAAATTGCAGAGAACTCAGGTGATTTGCAAGAATGGGCTTCTCAACTATCTGATTTATCTCAATTGATGGCAGATGAATCAGTATATTCTTTTGTGAGTTCTGCAAAAGTTCCATTACAAGATAAACTTTCTGTATTGAACACTACAATGAAAGGTTTTAATCCTTTAATAGGTAACCTTGTTTGTTTACTTGCTATAAGAAATTCAATTGGTTTAATTGGAACTATAACAGAAGAATTTAACAAATTAGTTGATGCTGCAAGTGGTGTGGCGAGAGCAGAAATTTATACGGCAGTTGACTTGAATAAAGAACAACAATCCAAAATCGAAGAGAGTATATCAAAAGGGTTAAACTCTGAACTTCAGGTATCGTATAACAAAGATCCTGAGTTATTAGGTGGGTTAGTTGTCCGAGTTAATGATTTAGTCATTGATGGAAGTATACAAGAAAAATTAGTTGGTCTGAAAAGACAAATTGGTAAATAG
- the atpF gene encoding F0F1 ATP synthase subunit B: MADLGFHWPSLIAYLLNFTILLIVLSKFAYKPILKILDERSSNIKDSLELADKVREESAQQQAQLDDQLVEARKQGQAIIEDARSAAEKLSDQEREKSKKEAEEFLVKAKSDIERERDSAMDELRANFGGLAVSAAEQIIQRSLDENTHKDIIDNVLENAFTDKTEES, translated from the coding sequence ATGGCAGATTTAGGTTTTCACTGGCCAAGTTTAATAGCTTATTTGTTAAACTTTACTATCTTGTTGATAGTTTTATCTAAGTTCGCTTACAAACCAATATTAAAGATTCTTGATGAGCGATCATCGAATATCAAAGATAGTTTGGAGTTAGCTGATAAAGTGCGTGAAGAAAGTGCACAGCAACAAGCTCAACTAGACGATCAACTTGTAGAAGCTAGGAAACAAGGCCAAGCAATTATTGAGGATGCTCGTTCTGCTGCTGAAAAGCTTAGTGATCAGGAACGAGAAAAATCCAAGAAAGAAGCCGAAGAATTTTTAGTAAAAGCTAAAAGTGATATAGAGCGCGAGCGTGATTCTGCAATGGATGAACTTCGTGCTAATTTTGGTGGTTTAGCAGTTTCAGCTGCTGAACAGATTATTCAACGATCTCTTGATGAGAATACGCATAAAGATATTATTGATAATGTTCTTGAAAATGCATTTACTGATAAAACTGAGGAGTCATAG
- a CDS encoding ATP synthase F0 subunit C, giving the protein MEGTIAEMITYSKYIGAGLAVGIGMIGPGIGIGMIGSGALNALSRNPEARGPIATNMILAIAFAEALGIYALIIGVILAIVA; this is encoded by the coding sequence ATGGAAGGTACAATTGCAGAAATGATTACATATTCAAAATACATAGGTGCAGGTCTTGCTGTAGGTATTGGCATGATAGGTCCTGGTATTGGAATTGGTATGATAGGTTCAGGAGCTTTGAATGCTTTGAGCAGAAATCCTGAAGCAAGAGGTCCTATTGCTACAAATATGATTTTAGCAATTGCTTTTGCTGAGGCTCTTGGTATCTATGCCTTGATTATTGGTGTAATACTAGCCATAGTTGCTTAG